The following coding sequences are from one Mycolicibacterium aichiense window:
- a CDS encoding glutamine synthetase family protein — protein MTQDAESELLRGLHDGSLTEIEVAWSDPFGHAAGKRIPAQQFIDRAKHGFAFCEAALGWNTDGTVIDGLRLTNWDDGYPDVHAIPDFSTYRPLPWRTGVGHVISDIVRPDGTPSLLDPRGALRRVIARLGSLGFTAKVGVEFEFYLLNTDGSPIQDDIHAYSLENANGLDPLLSDLHNTLGAFTRLEGIQTEYGPGQVEANLVYTDALAAADDGARLKYATKEVARKHGKVASFMPKPFSEHSGSSAHLHISLWRDDEPAFASVDGEEGELALLAIAGLLEHLPSIALFGAHSVNSYRRYTPDSFAPDTVNWSRDNRSAAIRSLVEDPPSASRIELRSGASDANPYWLIASALAAVVAGLEAGRPPAAAGTGNLYGKGSPLPDSLGTSLALAAQDDTILEILGRDSVLDFISIARSEWQAYTAHVSDWERQRYLTTS, from the coding sequence GTGACGCAGGACGCCGAGTCCGAGCTGCTGCGCGGCCTGCACGACGGCTCGCTGACCGAGATCGAGGTCGCCTGGAGCGATCCGTTCGGTCACGCGGCCGGAAAGCGGATCCCCGCACAGCAGTTCATCGACCGTGCCAAGCACGGGTTCGCGTTCTGTGAGGCCGCCCTCGGCTGGAACACCGACGGCACGGTGATCGACGGGCTGCGGCTGACCAACTGGGACGACGGCTATCCCGACGTCCATGCGATCCCCGATTTCTCGACCTACAGGCCGCTGCCGTGGCGCACCGGGGTCGGGCACGTGATCTCCGACATCGTCCGCCCGGACGGCACACCCTCGCTGCTCGATCCGCGCGGGGCCCTCCGCCGGGTGATCGCGCGACTGGGGTCACTGGGCTTCACCGCGAAGGTGGGCGTCGAGTTCGAGTTCTATCTGCTGAATACCGACGGCTCACCGATTCAGGACGACATTCACGCCTACTCTCTGGAGAACGCCAACGGGCTGGATCCGCTGCTCTCCGACCTGCACAACACGCTCGGCGCATTCACCCGCTTGGAAGGCATCCAGACCGAATACGGCCCGGGTCAAGTGGAGGCCAACCTGGTCTACACCGACGCCCTGGCCGCGGCCGACGACGGCGCCCGGCTGAAGTACGCCACCAAGGAGGTGGCCCGCAAGCACGGCAAGGTGGCCAGCTTCATGCCCAAGCCGTTCTCGGAGCACTCGGGAAGCTCTGCGCACCTGCACATCTCGCTGTGGCGCGACGACGAACCGGCCTTCGCCTCGGTGGACGGCGAAGAGGGCGAACTTGCCCTGCTCGCGATCGCCGGCCTACTCGAGCACCTGCCGTCGATCGCCTTGTTCGGGGCGCACTCGGTCAACTCGTACCGCCGCTACACGCCTGACTCGTTCGCTCCCGACACGGTGAACTGGAGCCGGGACAACCGCAGCGCGGCCATCCGTTCACTCGTCGAGGATCCCCCGAGCGCCAGCCGCATCGAATTGCGTTCGGGCGCTTCAGATGCCAACCCGTACTGGCTGATCGCCTCGGCGCTGGCGGCGGTGGTGGCCGGCCTGGAAGCCGGCCGCCCGCCGGCGGCAGCCGGGACAGGCAACCTGTACGGCAAGGGGTCTCCACTGCCGGACTCACTCGGTACGTCGCTGGCGTTGGCGGCACAGGACGACACGATCCTGGAGATCCTGGGCCGGGACTCGGTGCTCGACTTCATCTCCATCGCCCGCAGCGAATGGCAGGCCTACACGGCCCACGTCAGTGACTGGGAGCGTCAACGCTACCTGACCACCTCATGA